Part of the Candidatus Hydrogenedentota bacterium genome is shown below.
CCTTGAGGTGCGCGAGGGTCTGCCGCAACGATTGTTCGTCGTCCATGCTCGGAGCAAATTCGAGGCCGAATATGCCTTTGTATCCGGCCTCTTCGATCTGTTTGATGACGTAGGGATAACGTATCTCTCCGATGAACACCTCATTGCGCCCGGGCACGCCCGCCGAGTGGAAATGTCCGATCACGTCGATGTTGCCTTTGATGTGATCGACGAGATCGCCATCCATGATCTGCATGTGGTAGCAGTCGAACAAGAGCCTCAAGCGAGGCGAACCGATCGCCCGGCAAATCGCCGCGCCGAGGTCGCTCGACGTGAGCCAGTAGTTCGGATGATCGTGGCGATCGTTTAGCGGTTCCAGCAACAGCGTGATCCCCGCCTTCTCCGCAAGATCGACCGTGGCTTTGAGTCCCTCAATAACGGACTCGTACATGATCTCGTCGTCAAGGTCCGGAATTACATTCCCGGTGCACACGATGCTCGCGGGAATGTGCGCTTCCTTGTTGAACGCCAGCGTCTGCTTTGTGCGTTCGATCCATTCATCGCGTTTCAGGGGATCGGTCAACCCGCCGCCAATGCTCCCGTCCGGCGCGCCAATGACCGTGTTGGTGATACGCACGCCATGGCGTTCCGCAAGACGCGCCAACTCGCCCGGGGACCCGGAGTAACTCATGTCGACAAACCACATCTC
Proteins encoded:
- a CDS encoding TIM barrel protein; the protein is MEFGLCIEMALTGLPFEKRIEKAAEIGFKNVEMWFVDMSYSGSPGELARLAERHGVRITNTVIGAPDGSIGGGLTDPLKRDEWIERTKQTLAFNKEAHIPASIVCTGNVIPDLDDEIMYESVIEGLKATVDLAEKAGITLLLEPLNDRHDHPNYWLTSSDLGAAICRAIGSPRLRLLFDCYHMQIMDGDLVDHIKGNIDVIGHFHSAGVPGRNEVFIGEIRYPYVIKQIEEAGYKGIFGLEFAPSMDDEQSLRQTLAHLKGQ